One window from the genome of Nitrospirota bacterium encodes:
- a CDS encoding ABC transporter ATP-binding protein gives MSENVIEIQQVSKIYNTDGSEVHAVNRLSLSIQRGEFTAIAGPSGSGKTTLLNIMSGLDTPTSGSVMLSGRLISGLKGSELSDFRRDHIGFIFQSYNLIPVLTVKENIEYIMLLQGVGDKERRERVASILAEVGLNGMEGRLPKELSGGQQQRVAIARAMVSMPDIILADEPTANLDSHTASTLLDIMRDLNEKSGMTFVFSTHDSMIMEKANRLVLLKDGMVERDEVRKL, from the coding sequence ATGTCTGAAAACGTAATAGAGATACAGCAGGTATCAAAGATATATAACACTGACGGCTCAGAGGTGCATGCGGTTAATCGGCTCAGCCTCTCCATACAAAGAGGCGAGTTCACCGCTATCGCCGGGCCGTCGGGTTCAGGCAAGACCACACTTTTGAATATCATGAGCGGCCTTGACACCCCGACAAGCGGAAGTGTGATGCTCTCCGGCAGGCTGATAAGCGGATTAAAGGGGAGTGAGCTTTCAGACTTCAGGCGCGACCATATCGGTTTTATATTCCAGTCCTATAACCTTATCCCCGTGCTCACTGTAAAGGAGAACATCGAGTACATCATGCTCCTTCAGGGCGTGGGCGATAAAGAGAGAAGGGAGCGTGTTGCCTCGATATTGGCCGAAGTCGGATTGAACGGTATGGAAGGAAGGCTTCCGAAAGAGCTTTCAGGAGGACAGCAGCAGCGGGTTGCTATCGCAAGGGCTATGGTCTCAATGCCGGATATAATCCTTGCAGATGAACCGACCGCGAATCTCGACTCGCATACAGCATCAACACTTCTTGACATAATGCGGGACCTGAACGAGAAGAGCGGCATGACATTCGTCTTCTCAACACACGACAGTATGATAATGGAGAAGGCGAACAGGCTTGTGCTTCTTAAAGATGGCATGGTTGAAAGGGATGAGGTTAGAAAATTATGA
- a CDS encoding ABC transporter permease, which yields MKILLKLAWRNVLRNKRRTFLSGMAVGITLASLMLIDGLYIGMIKGMISTATDTFLGQGQIHAKGFSDTLDVEKTIDGSEDILASLDKEALLKAYAPRTASFAMLSSPAGVTSVLLYGIAPEKEKDVSMIDEAVRNGEYLQPEGERQILIGSKAAETLEAGLGDRLVLTVAQAGTGELSQEMFRISGIFHMGIREADSGMAFIHINKARQLLGLGKGTHEIVLKFKDLDNAGNRTLSFWNRYSGNKNEASGWRDLIPQLDGVIQMTEISTIITSTLVFCIVAVIIMNALFMSLYERMFEFGVLRAVGTRPGSMALMIFFEAASLSAISILMGLLMGVGVVTFFSWYGIDYRGIEFAGVTVNELLYPELALKQFTFYPLLIFVFSIIAAIYPAVFAAKMTPAKAMQRSM from the coding sequence ATGAAGATACTTCTAAAACTCGCATGGCGCAATGTGCTCAGAAACAAGAGGAGAACATTTCTCTCAGGAATGGCGGTTGGCATCACCCTCGCCTCGCTCATGCTGATAGACGGCCTTTACATAGGCATGATAAAGGGCATGATAAGCACGGCTACTGACACATTCCTCGGCCAGGGGCAGATACACGCAAAAGGTTTCAGCGATACGCTTGATGTTGAAAAAACGATAGACGGCTCAGAGGATATTCTCGCCTCATTGGATAAAGAGGCCCTGCTTAAAGCCTATGCCCCAAGGACAGCATCATTCGCCATGTTAAGTTCACCGGCAGGAGTTACCTCTGTCCTGCTCTACGGCATAGCGCCTGAAAAGGAGAAGGATGTATCAATGATAGATGAGGCGGTCAGGAACGGCGAATACCTTCAGCCCGAAGGCGAGAGGCAGATTCTCATCGGCTCAAAAGCGGCAGAGACGCTTGAGGCAGGGCTCGGCGACAGGCTTGTACTGACGGTCGCGCAGGCTGGCACAGGCGAGCTCTCTCAGGAGATGTTCAGGATATCGGGAATATTTCACATGGGCATAAGAGAGGCTGACAGCGGCATGGCATTTATACATATAAATAAGGCGCGGCAGCTTCTTGGATTGGGCAAAGGGACTCATGAGATAGTTCTGAAGTTCAAAGACCTTGACAACGCAGGCAACAGGACGCTCTCTTTCTGGAACAGATATTCAGGAAATAAGAACGAGGCGTCAGGATGGAGAGACCTGATACCGCAGCTTGACGGAGTTATTCAGATGACCGAGATATCCACGATCATCACATCGACCCTTGTATTCTGCATAGTGGCGGTGATAATAATGAACGCGTTATTTATGTCGCTTTATGAGAGGATGTTCGAGTTCGGCGTTCTGCGCGCGGTTGGAACGCGTCCGGGGAGCATGGCGCTGATGATCTTTTTTGAGGCTGCGTCGCTCTCTGCAATAAGCATCCTGATGGGGCTTCTGATGGGGGTAGGCGTTGTCACATTCTTTTCATGGTATGGTATAGATTATAGAGGCATTGAGTTTGCGGGCGTAACGGTAAATGAGCTTCTCTATCCTGAACTCGCGCTGAAGCAGTTCACCTTCTACCCGCTTCTCATATTTGTTTTTTCGATTATCGCCGCAATATATCCGGCCGTCTTTGCGGCAAAGATGACGCCTGCAAAGGCGATGCAAAGGAGTATGTAG
- a CDS encoding ABC transporter permease, protein MGIDPVREAKTTRLKNKVSKGSFLSASPELEVVISDGLARVLGVGLGDEVALIAQGVDGSMANGLYRVTGITGGEGKSYGESKCYIHIKTLQDFLAMDEGVHEIAVVLNDHSKTQEAARLIAETLNDPMTDIDPWQVIEAQFYSAMQADLKGNRYSIIVFTIIIAVGVLNTILMVVLERTREFGVLRALGTRPLQIFQLIVLETLFLSLLSILAGTAIGIAANWWFHIYGITYPTPIEYGGYLFTKITSEISLRSIFVPPLIIIATALIVSIWPAVRAAKIVPVKAMRA, encoded by the coding sequence ATGGGCATTGATCCTGTCAGAGAGGCGAAGACGACCCGTCTTAAAAACAAGGTGAGTAAAGGGAGTTTCCTTTCAGCTTCTCCTGAGTTGGAGGTTGTGATAAGCGACGGCCTCGCGCGGGTGTTGGGAGTGGGTCTTGGGGATGAGGTAGCGCTTATAGCGCAGGGCGTTGACGGCTCTATGGCAAACGGGCTTTACAGGGTTACGGGGATTACAGGCGGCGAGGGCAAATCCTACGGCGAGTCAAAGTGCTACATCCATATAAAGACGCTTCAGGATTTTCTCGCAATGGATGAGGGCGTTCATGAGATAGCTGTTGTACTCAATGACCATTCAAAGACACAGGAGGCAGCGCGCCTCATAGCTGAAACACTTAATGACCCGATGACCGACATTGACCCGTGGCAGGTTATTGAGGCGCAATTTTACAGCGCGATGCAGGCTGACCTCAAGGGAAACCGCTACTCCATCATAGTCTTTACGATAATCATAGCCGTAGGCGTGCTGAATACGATCCTCATGGTCGTGCTTGAGAGGACGCGTGAATTCGGAGTGCTCCGGGCGCTCGGCACAAGGCCGCTGCAGATATTTCAGCTGATAGTCCTTGAGACATTATTTCTCTCTCTGCTCAGCATACTGGCCGGTACGGCAATAGGCATTGCAGCGAACTGGTGGTTTCATATATACGGCATTACATATCCAACGCCGATAGAATACGGGGGCTACCTCTTTACGAAGATCACATCTGAAATAAGTTTGCGGTCTATATTTGTGCCGCCTCTGATAATTATCGCGACAGCCTTGATAGTGAGCATATGGCCTGCGGTAAGGGCTGCGAAGATAGTGCCGGTTAAGGCGATGAGGGCGTAA
- a CDS encoding outer membrane lipoprotein-sorting protein has product MIFLRNLLILLTLFISSAPLSPSYADDALSVDEIVDKMDKLYRSKTSRGQIEMMIASENWERTLTMDIWSEGLDMTFIRIKSPKKDADIATLRMKNEMWNYFPKINKVMKVPPSMMMSSWMGSDFTNDDLVKESSMREDYTGRLITPEDADTANYYIELIPKADIPTVWAKIILVVSKGDYLPVRETYYDEKGQKMRIMEFSEPKTFSGRKIPSMLVMRPLNKPEKKTVIKYIDLEFDIKLEPDVFTLRNLQRMK; this is encoded by the coding sequence ATGATATTTCTAAGAAATCTGCTCATATTATTGACCCTCTTTATTTCATCAGCGCCGCTATCCCCATCATACGCAGATGATGCGCTGAGCGTTGATGAGATAGTTGACAAGATGGACAAGCTCTACCGCAGCAAGACGAGCCGCGGGCAGATTGAGATGATGATAGCATCCGAGAACTGGGAGCGCACGCTCACCATGGATATCTGGAGCGAGGGGCTTGATATGACCTTCATCCGCATAAAGAGCCCGAAGAAGGACGCTGACATCGCGACGCTCAGGATGAAGAATGAGATGTGGAACTACTTCCCCAAAATAAACAAGGTGATGAAGGTCCCGCCGTCAATGATGATGAGTTCGTGGATGGGGTCTGACTTTACGAATGACGACCTTGTGAAGGAGAGCTCCATGAGGGAAGATTATACCGGGAGACTGATAACTCCCGAAGACGCTGATACTGCTAATTATTATATCGAGCTGATTCCTAAAGCTGATATCCCGACGGTCTGGGCAAAGATAATCCTCGTTGTCAGCAAAGGGGATTACCTGCCGGTGCGGGAGACATACTATGACGAGAAGGGGCAGAAGATGAGGATCATGGAGTTCAGCGAACCGAAGACCTTCAGCGGAAGAAAGATCCCTTCGATGCTTGTGATGAGGCCTTTGAATAAGCCTGAGAAGAAGACTGTTATTAAATACATTGATCTGGAGTTTGATATAAAGCTTGAGCCGGATGTTTTCACATTAAGGAACCTTCAGAGAATGAAATGA